One window of Pseudomonas sp. ML2-2023-3 genomic DNA carries:
- a CDS encoding multidrug effflux MFS transporter: protein MNLRTILILGALSAFGPLAIDFYLPGFPAMAQAFATDETQIQLTLAVYFLGLSIGQLAYGPVADRFGRRVPLLVGVGLFTVASLACAFAPTLEWLIGARFVQALGGCAGMVLSRAIVSDKCDAVQSAKVFSQLMLVMGLAPILAPMLGGLLVNLYGWQSIFLVLTVFSALAATAVALGLPESLPANVPRQPLSGALRQYGRLLKDREFLGHALTGGIAMAGMFAYIAGSPFVFIKLYGVPAEHYGWLFGTNAAGFILVAQLNARLLAKRGPAFLLARMVWVYLAAGLVLLGVSTLHTAQLWPLLIPLFICIASLGCIIPNASACAMSGQGARAGSASAMLGCLQFSVAAGAASLVGVLHDGSAMPMAIVITLCGVLAVGLAMATRRLYTARIAAQQSI, encoded by the coding sequence ATGAACCTTCGAACAATCTTGATTCTTGGTGCCTTGAGCGCCTTCGGTCCCCTGGCGATCGATTTCTACCTGCCCGGCTTTCCGGCAATGGCACAAGCCTTTGCGACAGATGAAACTCAAATTCAACTCACTCTGGCGGTGTACTTCCTGGGCCTGTCTATCGGGCAACTGGCGTATGGACCTGTGGCAGACCGCTTTGGGCGGCGCGTGCCACTGCTGGTGGGTGTTGGCCTGTTCACGGTTGCATCGCTGGCGTGCGCTTTTGCCCCGACATTGGAGTGGCTGATTGGCGCGCGGTTTGTCCAGGCACTCGGCGGCTGTGCTGGCATGGTGCTCTCGCGGGCAATTGTCAGTGACAAATGCGATGCCGTGCAGTCGGCCAAAGTGTTTTCGCAGTTGATGTTGGTGATGGGCCTGGCGCCGATCCTGGCGCCGATGCTGGGCGGATTGCTGGTCAACCTGTATGGCTGGCAGTCGATTTTCCTGGTGTTGACGGTATTCAGTGCGTTGGCGGCAACAGCCGTAGCGCTGGGCCTGCCTGAAAGCCTGCCTGCCAACGTGCCGCGCCAGCCGCTGTCCGGCGCATTGCGTCAATACGGGCGGCTGCTCAAGGACCGCGAGTTCCTGGGGCATGCGCTGACCGGGGGGATTGCAATGGCCGGGATGTTTGCCTACATCGCAGGTTCGCCTTTCGTCTTTATCAAACTGTATGGCGTACCCGCCGAGCATTACGGATGGCTGTTTGGTACCAACGCAGCCGGTTTTATTCTGGTGGCGCAACTGAACGCCCGCCTGTTGGCCAAGCGTGGCCCGGCCTTTTTGCTGGCGCGCATGGTGTGGGTGTATCTGGCGGCCGGGCTGGTCTTGCTGGGTGTCAGCACCTTGCATACCGCGCAACTGTGGCCGTTACTGATCCCGTTGTTTATCTGTATCGCCAGTTTGGGCTGCATCATTCCCAATGCTTCGGCCTGCGCCATGAGCGGGCAGGGTGCCCGAGCCGGCAGTGCATCGGCGATGCTGGGTTGTCTGCAGTTCAGCGTAGCGGCGGGAGCGGCGTCATTGGTGGGAGTGTTGCACGATGGCAGCGCGATGCCGATGGCGATTGTCATCACCTTGTGCGGAGTGCTGGCGGTCGGGCTGGCGATGGCGACCCGGCGCCTCTACACCGCCCGGATCGCCGCCCAGCAGTCGATCTGA
- a CDS encoding heavy-metal-associated domain-containing protein, with protein MQTFKVEGMTCGGCVGAVTRAVQAVDKDAKVEVDLAGKTVKVDSKVSPLQIIDVITNAGFEARTAH; from the coding sequence ATGCAAACGTTCAAAGTAGAGGGTATGACCTGTGGCGGCTGTGTTGGCGCGGTGACCCGTGCGGTTCAGGCTGTGGATAAAGACGCGAAGGTCGAAGTGGATCTGGCGGGCAAAACCGTAAAGGTAGACAGCAAGGTGTCCCCTTTGCAGATTATTGATGTGATCACCAATGCAGGTTTTGAAGCGCGTACAGCGCATTGA